A section of the Pseudomonas flavescens genome encodes:
- a CDS encoding ABC transporter substrate-binding protein, which translates to MCLDDPTHSRRDILKLATLLTAAGALPLLNSLQARAASEPDAPVRIGYLPITDATPLLVAHNNGLFEAEGIKSERPVLLRSWAQVIEAFISGQVNVIHLLSPMTVWARYGSKVPAKVVAWNHVGGSGLTVAPDITDVKQLGGKTVAIPFWYSIHNVVVQQLLRDAGLTAVSKATTASLAANEVNLIVLAPSDMPPALASKRIAGYIVAEPFNALAENLKVGRIQRFTGDVWRNHACCVVFMHEHDLNNRPEWSQKVVNAIVKAQLWTRDHREEAAQLLSKDGSNRYTPHTPQVLKQVLAPAASEREAYLASGAIQHGDWADKRIDFQPYPFPSYTEELVRRLKGTLIEGNNGFLANLDPAATARDLVDDRFVRTAIEAVGGLKAFGAPDSFERVEEITV; encoded by the coding sequence ATGTGCCTGGACGATCCGACCCATTCCCGACGTGACATTCTCAAACTCGCCACACTGCTGACCGCAGCCGGTGCCTTGCCTTTGCTCAACAGCCTGCAGGCGCGGGCGGCCAGCGAGCCCGACGCGCCGGTGCGTATCGGCTACCTGCCGATCACCGACGCCACGCCGCTGCTGGTGGCGCACAACAACGGTCTGTTCGAGGCCGAAGGCATCAAATCCGAGCGCCCGGTCCTGTTGCGTAGTTGGGCCCAGGTGATCGAGGCGTTCATCTCCGGCCAGGTGAATGTCATTCACCTGTTGTCGCCGATGACCGTCTGGGCGCGATACGGCAGCAAGGTGCCGGCCAAGGTGGTGGCCTGGAACCATGTCGGCGGCTCGGGCCTGACCGTGGCGCCGGACATCACCGATGTGAAGCAACTGGGCGGAAAGACCGTGGCCATCCCGTTCTGGTATTCGATCCATAACGTGGTGGTGCAACAGCTGCTGCGAGATGCCGGCCTGACGGCGGTGAGCAAGGCGACCACCGCCAGTCTCGCCGCCAACGAGGTCAACCTGATCGTGCTGGCGCCTTCGGACATGCCGCCGGCCCTGGCCAGCAAACGCATCGCCGGCTATATCGTCGCCGAGCCGTTCAACGCCCTGGCGGAAAACCTCAAGGTTGGCCGTATCCAGCGCTTCACGGGTGACGTATGGCGCAACCACGCCTGCTGCGTGGTGTTCATGCACGAACACGACCTGAACAACCGACCGGAGTGGTCGCAGAAGGTCGTCAACGCCATCGTCAAGGCGCAGTTGTGGACCCGAGACCACCGCGAGGAGGCCGCGCAGTTGCTGTCCAAGGACGGTAGCAATCGCTACACGCCACACACTCCGCAAGTGCTCAAGCAGGTCCTTGCCCCCGCGGCCAGCGAGCGTGAAGCCTACCTGGCCAGCGGCGCGATCCAGCACGGTGACTGGGCTGACAAGCGCATCGACTTCCAGCCCTATCCGTTCCCCAGCTACACCGAGGAACTGGTTCGTCGCCTGAAGGGCACCCTGATCGAGGGCAATAATGGCTTTCTCGCCAACCTCGACCCGGCGGCCACCGCCCGGGATCTGGTCGATGATCGTTTCGTACGCACGGCCATCGAAGCGGTTGGCGGCCTCAAGGCATTCGGCGCACCGGACAGCTTCGAGCGGGTCGAGGAGATTACCGTTTGA